The sequence AATTATAGTTTTATATTAAAAGTAATTATAGGTAATAAATATTTGAGGCTGAAAATATCTAGTTTTTAGCTGTTTGATTTGGAAATAAAAGAAGATGAAAAATCATAAATATATAGAGCAAAATCTTGCTGAGCAAATAGATGATATAAATATAGAATATTTTGAGACGATAGGCTCTACTAATGATTATCTTTTAGAAAAAGAATTTACTTCAAAATATCATTTTTGCTATGCAGATATTCAGACAAAAGCTCGAGGTAGAAGAGGTGATAAATGGATATCAGAAGACAAAGATAATATTTATGCAACACTTGGGTTTCATTGTGATTTTAATATCTCTGGAGATTCCCTCAAGAGTATTAAAATAGCATTAGGAGTTTTACAAGCTATTCAAAAATATATACTTCCAGAACAACAAAAATATCTAAAGATTAAACTACCTAATGATATTTATTTTAAAGATCAGAAGTTAGCAGGTATTTTAATAGAAACTAAAAATATTAAAAAAGATAACTTTGATATTATTATCGGTGTGGGTATAAATGTGAATATGTTCAACTTAAATGAAAATATTGATCGTGAATGGACTTCATTAGCAATTATAAATAATCAGCAAGTAGATTCATCACAACTGATGGTTAGTTTAGTGAAGCAAATAGTATCTTTATTTGATATGAGTGATGAGAAAGCTTTAGTTGAGTTATCTAAATATGATTATACGTTAGGAAAGAAAATAACCTTTACCTACGATAATCAATTAATTAAAGGAACTGCAAAAGGAATTTCAAAAGAGCTTAAGTTAAATATTTTAAGTGATGATAATAAGTTTTTTGAGTTTGATTTAGCAAATGTAAGTAAAATTAGAGTAGTAAAATGAGTCTAGAAAATATCCAAAAAAGAGCAGAATATCTAGCTAAAATTCGTAAATATTTTAAAAAGTTAGATGTTTTAGAAGTCGATACGCCATTAGCTTATAATTATGGTGTGACAGATCCGTTTATAGATGTCTTTGCTATAAATACTGTTGTAGGTAAAAGATACCTTCAAAGTTCGCCTGAGTATGCTATGAAGAGATTATTAGCTGCAGGTAGTGGTAGTATTTATCAGATATGTAAAGCCTTTCGTGATGAGCCTTGTGGGCAATATCATAATCATGAATTTACCATGATAGAGTGGTATAGAGTAGGTATAGATTATTTTGATCTAATGAAAGAAATGCAAGATCTTTTTTCAGTTGTAAAACCGGGTACTCAATTTATTTATTTAAGTTATCAAGAGGCTTTTGAGAGATATTATAACTTTAATCCTCATAATATCTCTTTAGGTGAACTAGAAAAAATTGTTGAAAAAAATTTAGG is a genomic window of Francisella sp. LA112445 containing:
- a CDS encoding biotin--[acetyl-CoA-carboxylase] ligase codes for the protein MKNHKYIEQNLAEQIDDINIEYFETIGSTNDYLLEKEFTSKYHFCYADIQTKARGRRGDKWISEDKDNIYATLGFHCDFNISGDSLKSIKIALGVLQAIQKYILPEQQKYLKIKLPNDIYFKDQKLAGILIETKNIKKDNFDIIIGVGINVNMFNLNENIDREWTSLAIINNQQVDSSQLMVSLVKQIVSLFDMSDEKALVELSKYDYTLGKKITFTYDNQLIKGTAKGISKELKLNILSDDNKFFEFDLANVSKIRVVK
- the epmA gene encoding EF-P lysine aminoacylase EpmA translates to MSLENIQKRAEYLAKIRKYFKKLDVLEVDTPLAYNYGVTDPFIDVFAINTVVGKRYLQSSPEYAMKRLLAAGSGSIYQICKAFRDEPCGQYHNHEFTMIEWYRVGIDYFDLMKEMQDLFSVVKPGTQFIYLSYQEAFERYYNFNPHNISLGELEKIVEKNLGKIQGLENPTIADCLDILFSYKIEKNLNQENTIYFIYDYTVHQSALARKVLDKNNQKAAARFEVFYGGVELANGYYELIDKNEQLKRFESDLTTRKEQGKPILDIDTELLDCLENIPQCSGVALGFDRLLMSLEGIKDIKELSIF